The following is a genomic window from Alkaliphilus sp. B6464.
CTCCCGCTAATGAACCTGCAAAGGTTGGATCTCCTGCTGTAACAGTTTCTGCTGCTAATCCAGATGCTTCAGCTTCTGCCGCACCTAAAAGTACTACAACATTATCTGCTCCATATTTTTCAGTTAGATCCTTTACTCTTTGTTGATTTTCAAGGTCCATAGCACCCGCAGCGGTTCAGACAAAACATTCTGTAGCTGAAAATACTACTTCTGCCCCAGTACCCTTTAGGCATTCTTCAATAGCTGGACCTGGAATTCCATCTCTATCGCCAATAATGATGATTTTTTTTCCATCAAATCTTGCCATACAGCTTCATCCTCTCTATAATTATTATTTGATTTTTAAATTTTTCGAATTTTTAAATTATCAATATCATATAATTAGTTACTAGAAACCTTTAGATGATAATTTAACAAATCCTGTTTCGTTAGTAGCACCTGTTATTGCTTGTATTTCTACTTCGATGCTTCCATCTTCTCTTAAACTACCAGAGAAACCTCCTGCAATTTTATCAATGTAATCTGTTGTTCCTATAATCTTTTTCATTGGAGGTAGCACAATAACCTCATTAGCATTACCATTAGTTACAACAGCATTAGCTTTCGGATCTGCATCCGCTAAAGATTGGGAAGCGCCATCTCTACCAGCATATTCGTCAGTAACAATAACTGTTTTAATGCCTTCATT
Proteins encoded in this region:
- the grdA gene encoding glycine/sarcosine/betaine reductase complex selenoprotein A translates to MARFDGKKIIIIGDRDGIPGPAIEECLKGTGAEVVFSATECFVUTAAGAMDLENQQRVKDLTEKYGADNVVVLLGAAEAEASGLAAETVTAGDPTFAGSLAGVQLGLRVFHVVEPQFKDEVDAEVYDDQIGMMEMVLDVDSIIEEMTNIRSEFSKYND